The following proteins are encoded in a genomic region of Oncorhynchus keta strain PuntledgeMale-10-30-2019 chromosome 35, Oket_V2, whole genome shotgun sequence:
- the LOC127916151 gene encoding cerebellin-1-like: protein MHCLPLPCSSLPRPIMSVSPTLFLGIILFLQFGPPRARAQNDTEPIVLEGKCLVVCDSTPSSEPSGNALGMSVRSGTGRVAFSAVRNTNHEPSEMSNRTMTIYFDQILVNVGSHFDPTRSIFVAPRTGVYSFCFNVVKVYNRQTIQVSLVLNGHPIISAFAGDQDVTREAATNAGLVTMERGDKANLKLERGNLMGGWKYSTFSGFLVFPL, encoded by the exons ATGCACTGCCTTCCTCTTCCTTGTTCATCTTTGCCCCGCCCCATAATGTCCGTAAGCCCCACCTTGTTCCTTGGAATAATTCTGTTCCTCCAATTTGGTCCCCCGAGGGCCAGGGCTCAGAATGACACTGAGCCAATCGTGTTGGAGGGGAAGTGCCTGGTGGTTTGTGACTCCACCCCCTCATCGGAACCTTCGGGTAACGCTCTGGGGATGTCGGTGCGGTCGGGGACTGGTCGAGTGGCATTCTCCGCTGTCAGGAACACCAACCACGAACCCTCAGAGATGAGCAACCGTACTATGACCATATATTTTGACCAG aTCCTTGTGAATGTGGGCAGCCATTTTGATCCAACACGGAGCATCTTCGTGGCGCCTAGAACAGGAGTCTATAGTTTCTGTTTCAACGTGGTCAAGGTCTATAACCGACAGACCATTCAG GTGAGTCTGGTTTTAAATGGACATCCGATCATCTCAGCCTTTGCCGGGGACCAAGACGTGACCAGGGAAGCAGCCACCAACGCTGGCTTGGTCACcatggagagaggagataaggCTAATCTCAAACTGGAGAGAGGGAACCTGATGGGCGGGTGGAAATACTCCACCTTCTCTGGGTTTCTGGTGTTTCCTTTGTAA